CTCCAGCAGAGCAGCCATCCGCACTTTTGGTTGTTGAAAGCGCAGGATTCACGTCCGAGGTCTTAGAAGAACAGCAACTGGTAGTTCGATCTCGATCGGTTTCGTCTTCACCCGATGTTGCGGAAGTCGCACAGCAGCTCCCGGATGCGACAGGGTCAAAAACGTCCACGCCCGCTGGCTTTTTTGGTGCTTGCTCGTCACCGCAACAGTTTTTCATGAGAACGCTCTCCGCTTTTCATGGCGAGAGTGAACACCTTATAGCCACTATAAGGTCAAGAGATTCTTCGATGCCTTAAGGCATCCACCAGCGACCATTCATGTTCAACGTGATCACAGTGAGTAAGTGGCCGGTAGTAGATAGGAAATGCTGCTTCCCCTCGCGCCTACGGTGTTGGCATCAACGGCGTCCTATTTCGTGACGCTAATATCAGGCGGCATCCCGTCCTCACAGCAAAGCACACAGGGCACTTGCCCTATGCGGCGGCCGACGAGCAGCACAGAAGCTCTGCTACGAAGGTAAGCAGCCATGTGCAGAGCAAAGCGTCCAAACTCGAGTTGAAGAGATCGGCGGGGAGGGTTTTCATCGATCAGAGGCCTGGCGATCGGTAGAACGGTGAGCAAGGATTTGCTTGTTGCCTGACGCGAGTAGAATGAGGATTCCAGCAACTATAGGGTCAAGAGAAATGAATGCGCCCACGTACACGATCGGTGCCTTGGCGAAGCTGACCGATACCAAAGCCGTAACCATCCGCTATTACGAGCAGTCAGGGCTGCTGCCTTCTGCTGGAAGATCACCGTCGGGTTATCGCTTTTACACAGATGAAGAGCGCAACCGGCTGCTGTTTATCCGTCGCAGCCGCGCGCTTGGGTTCAGCGTCGATGACATTCGCGATCTACTCGGCCTGGCTGACCGACGCGACGCTTCCTGCGCCGCTGTGGATGCGAAAGTGCAAGGGCAACTCCAACAAGTTCGAATCCGTATTCAGGACTTACGAGGTTTAGAAGCCGAACTGACACGACTGAGTGTTTGCTGCCACGGTGGTGTTATAGAGCAATGTCGCATCATTGAATCATTGTCGAATCGTAGTTAACGCGGCAAAAGACTCCATGTGCGTAGAGATTGTACGAGGTGAGAATCGTCATTGTGCAATAAAGTCCGCTATCTTGGTTTATTTCAGGATGCGTGCCTTAGGATTGTCCTGTGGTTCGCAAATTTGCCATCCCATTAAAACCGCATGCGGCGACATGTGGGAAAATCGATGGTAATAGCTCTAAGTTAACCGTGCTCAGTTATCATTATTGAACCACCGACACCTCCGTGCTTATTAAATTTCTGACGCAAAGTGCTTAACCGTGCGACAGGGTAAATTCATTGCCGCTTTGAAATGTGCAGCTTACCGCCTGTTTTGCACCCTTGCTCGGCTTACGGGGTTCACCGAGTTCGGGGGACTTCATGTCACGGCGGCAGCGTTGGCCCATGTTGTCATCCGCCATCCAAGGGTTTCATTGGACATGGCTCTCCGGCGCTTGAACACCCGCCATCCCGCTGAGGGGAAGCGCCAGGCTAATCAGGAAAATCAGGCAAAGCCGTAGACAGCGTGTCATGGGCTGAAGTGTAGCCAGTAGAAATGGTGCTAACAATCACGCTCCAGGCTTCTGGGTTAGCTGCCAGAAACCTCTATTGCGCGCTCATTTCCATTTCAGGACTTAGCGTGCCTAACCATGCGACAAGACAGATGATGAGGATTGCCATCAGGAATTCGAATTTCATGCTGCGGCGCAAGGCATTGACCGCTACAGAGTATTGACCATTGCGAACCGAGCGCTCCAATAGCGGGCTTAAGTGAAAGCGGTTCAGCGTCGCTAAAACGATCATCCCGGCAAAGAGCAGGATCTTCAAAAACAGCAACTGGCCATAGGTACTGAGCATGACCTCATCAAGGTTGGGACCGACGATGAAAAGGTAATTTACTACTCCCGTAACGCTTATGATCGCAACAATCACACCGCCGGCCGACTCAAAGCCAGTCAGCACGCGGGCAAGAATACGTGCTTCCTCCTCACCCTTCAGCGATTTCAACCGTAGCAGTAGAGCGAAGGCCGCTAGAGCACCCAACCAGCCACCTGCCGCTAATAAATGGAAAATGTCGCTGAGAAAATGCCAGTAGCGGCGGCTGCCTTCGTCCATGGCACCATGCCCCGTCCAGGCTAGCGTGGCCAACGCGATTGCTCCACAGACGGTGACGATCCAGAGGCTGGGTGTCGGATATCGTTTATTCAACGCGACGCCCAGAATTGCCCCCACCAAGGCGGCTATCCGAACCATCCAGGTCAGCCCAACGTCGGTGCCCATGATGACCATTTCAAAAATGTGGTGATGTAGCTCCATAAGCTCCGATACACCGCTCATTGCTTTTGCAAGCAACAACATCGCAGCAAGGGACAGAACTACACCTGCAACAGAAGTACCGTAGAGAAGCGACTCAAAGTTCAAGACCGTGCCCGATACCCTTTCCTTTCCCCTGAGGCTGTACAAGCCAAATATGGCCAGTCCAAATAACAACATCAGGTCAAAATAGAGAGCAAAGCGAACCACGATATTTAATGAGTCGCTCATGGATTATTTCACTTTGAATGAAAAGTTGCCGGTGATCGGGTGGGTGTCCGAAGACACTGCACGCCATTCAACTTTGTAGGTGCCGGTGGTCAGCGGTGCAGCCGGCGTAATCACCATGGTTTTCGGATCACCACCAGCAGCGACGGCGGCCTTTACACCCATGGGTGAGTTAGGCATGCCTGGCATGTCGGTCATGATCAGCTTTGCACCGGAGAACTGAGTGGTGAGATTCTCAGAAAAATGCAGTTCGATTTTCGACGGAGCCGCCGCATCCGAGCCTTCTGCCGGAGTGGAAGAAAGTAGTTTTGGATGTGCCTGGGCCACTGCACTCAGAAGCAAACCAGCAGTGATTGCAACAGCCACGGACGTAGTTTTAAGGAATGACATGCAAGACTCCTCACAGCAAGCGCTGTTGATTCGAGGTTTTTTGGGAGGAACTAGTTTTTAATTTCTTTAAAAACCACTGTTGATTAACTTGGAGCCCCCGTCCTCTTCGCCAGGTTGAACAGGAGAAACTCGCTAGCCCTAACGTCACAGTGCGAGAACACGATGCCACACGATCACAAACTGTTCGATTACATTTCAGTCAGCTTGATCCGATGTTTGGCATCTAATCGTTGAGCGTAGCAAGACCTGGAAAAGACACGGCGTACCGCAGGACAGGGGAGCTCAATCACTTTGAAAAATCCGCAGAGGCGTAGCAAACGCAGAACGCCAAGACGTCGTTGGTCCCAATGTTTTGTCGCTCAGCTAACCGTGGAATCGACGGCCGGAAACTCAAGATGAAAAGCCGTTTTCCCGTCGCCTGACGTACACCAGATCTTGCCATTGTGCGCTTCGACAATTGATCGGGTAATTGACAGACCTAGCCCTGCGTTGCTCGGACTTCCTTCTCGCCGCGCTGGGTCCACGCGATAAAAACGATCAAACAGCTTTTCAAGGTGTTCGGGGGCAATGGGCTCACCATAGTTTTCCACGACAACCGTTACCGACGCATCCTTGTGCTGAATATCGACACTGATTGACGTCCCTTCATAGGTGTAGCGCAGCGCATTTGAGAGCAGATTGGAAATCGCTCGGTGGAGCATAAGAACATCACCTCGCACGCTCCCCCGTCCTGAAACCTTGAGCTCGATCCCTCGTTCATCAGCCAACAGGCGGTAGTACTCAAGCAATTTTTCCACGACAGCCACCAGGTCTATTGGCTTGCTCTCGTGCGTAATTAGACCATTGTCAGATTTCGCCAGAAAAAGCATGTCATCAATCATCCGGCTCATGCGCTTCAAGTCATCAAGATTGGAGTACAAATTGTCTTCGTAGTCCTCGATGTTTCTTTTTCTCGAAAGCACCACTTCAGTGTGGGTCATCAAGTTGCTCACGGGGGTCCGTAGTTCGTGGGCAATGTCTGCCGAAAAGTTGGATAACCGGACAAATGCATCGTCGAGCCTGGATAACATGGCGTTGAACGACAACACCATCTGTTGAAGCTCTTTCGGAACGGGTGCCAGGGGAATACGCTCCTTGAGTGATTTTGCTGACATGGAGGCAGCAACCCATGTGACCTGGCGGATAGGCCGCATGCCACTGCTAGCTACCATCCAGCCGAGTGCAGCACTGACCAATGCGCTGATCACCAACCCTATCCAAAACCATCGTTCGAGCGTCTCGAAAAAGGACATATGCTGCGTAACGTCAAAAATCAACATGACAGTTAATGGCCTTTCTTGTCCCGTCACTACGGATTGCGCAGTCACACCACGGAACATCTGCTCTTGCTCCCGCCATTCCCAGACGGTTGTGTTTGTGGTTGTTCGAAACGCCTTCGGAACGTCGACCGGGCCGGGATCCGCAAACAGCACCTTGCCGTCGCCATCGATGATAAGCGCAGTCAAATCACGGTGTGCGCCCAGCAGCGCTTCTAACTCCGGTTTAGCCTCGCTGAATTGATCGATGTTGCTCAGCCCGGACAAGATCCGCTGGGTCGAGTGGAGTTTTTCGTACAATGCCTGCTGATCCAGCATCTTGAAATGATGCCGGCTGAGGTTATTGAAACTGAGTCCGGCGACCGTGAGCACGGCCGTTACCGCGAGCATAAACATCAGACTCATACGAGTCGTCAGGGACATCCGGTTCATCACGACTCCGAATCTGGTGCATCGAGCATGTAACCCATTCCCCTTGAGGTATGAATCAACTTGACCTCAAAATCGTCGTCTATCTTGGCCCTGAGCCGTCTCACTGCAACCTCGATAACGTTGGTATCGCTGTCGAAGTTCATATCCCAAACCTGGGAGGCGATAAGAGACTTTGGCAGCACCTCCCCTCGACGACGCAGCAGAAGCTCAAGCAA
This genomic window from Pseudomonas sp. Bout1 contains:
- a CDS encoding heavy metal sensor histidine kinase; translated protein: MNRMSLTTRMSLMFMLAVTAVLTVAGLSFNNLSRHHFKMLDQQALYEKLHSTQRILSGLSNIDQFSEAKPELEALLGAHRDLTALIIDGDGKVLFADPGPVDVPKAFRTTTNTTVWEWREQEQMFRGVTAQSVVTGQERPLTVMLIFDVTQHMSFFETLERWFWIGLVISALVSAALGWMVASSGMRPIRQVTWVAASMSAKSLKERIPLAPVPKELQQMVLSFNAMLSRLDDAFVRLSNFSADIAHELRTPVSNLMTHTEVVLSRKRNIEDYEDNLYSNLDDLKRMSRMIDDMLFLAKSDNGLITHESKPIDLVAVVEKLLEYYRLLADERGIELKVSGRGSVRGDVLMLHRAISNLLSNALRYTYEGTSISVDIQHKDASVTVVVENYGEPIAPEHLEKLFDRFYRVDPARREGSPSNAGLGLSITRSIVEAHNGKIWCTSGDGKTAFHLEFPAVDSTVS
- the copC gene encoding copper homeostasis periplasmic binding protein CopC, translated to MSFLKTTSVAVAITAGLLLSAVAQAHPKLLSSTPAEGSDAAAPSKIELHFSENLTTQFSGAKLIMTDMPGMPNSPMGVKAAVAAGGDPKTMVITPAAPLTTGTYKVEWRAVSSDTHPITGNFSFKVK
- a CDS encoding MerR family transcriptional regulator — translated: MNAPTYTIGALAKLTDTKAVTIRYYEQSGLLPSAGRSPSGYRFYTDEERNRLLFIRRSRALGFSVDDIRDLLGLADRRDASCAAVDAKVQGQLQQVRIRIQDLRGLEAELTRLSVCCHGGVIEQCRIIESLSNRS
- the copD gene encoding copper homeostasis membrane protein CopD, producing the protein MSDSLNIVVRFALYFDLMLLFGLAIFGLYSLRGKERVSGTVLNFESLLYGTSVAGVVLSLAAMLLLAKAMSGVSELMELHHHIFEMVIMGTDVGLTWMVRIAALVGAILGVALNKRYPTPSLWIVTVCGAIALATLAWTGHGAMDEGSRRYWHFLSDIFHLLAAGGWLGALAAFALLLRLKSLKGEEEARILARVLTGFESAGGVIVAIISVTGVVNYLFIVGPNLDEVMLSTYGQLLFLKILLFAGMIVLATLNRFHLSPLLERSVRNGQYSVAVNALRRSMKFEFLMAILIICLVAWLGTLSPEMEMSAQ